A part of Euzebya sp. genomic DNA contains:
- a CDS encoding LPXTG cell wall anchor domain-containing protein, translated as MKKLLMTALVGVLLTAALPGGALPTELPTELPTGLPGGPTETESPSEDPTGSESPSETESPTADPSETTSPTASPSPTATSTTGTVNPPAGSTLTYAGQGATRAFALTIAGQGLNTGVTDSFVANGETADCDGVACALAAGLAEPAGENATATSPGDPGPNQVQSFDLGSEAPEQIEQILTLSVGTAEAATTAQPSAAATANGITADVTLTQTLVSQLPAPVTDGLSAGLGAIGGALEPVVENDPSGVVGGLLDVLGGLVGDLSSSPLLRIQGGESASDSEFEAGRVSARAQAAGAILTILPTPESTPLVPEGLAIIEVTPSTAEASGDGRNRATAEAQGSIARITLLPGVLDGLPGLDPGTIEETPLGDILDLLPPEVTDLLPIDDVLGGVLGGGGEEGSEEPTPSESPSEDGSGNPIEDLLPTSTFMQADEDSGGFVIDLETGSEQTCILEGTPVETCITVGGTSENYTADGLGVGVLAAGVDISALRGVDTSQFSQTETDGLIELSLGRSEAGVAAAFVQAATPTPSPTSQTGLPNTGSTATLVIPALGLMAVSGAALFGLRRRREVE; from the coding sequence ATGAAGAAGCTTCTGATGACCGCCCTGGTCGGCGTCCTGCTGACCGCGGCGCTCCCTGGTGGAGCGCTTCCGACGGAGCTGCCCACGGAGCTGCCGACCGGCCTGCCCGGGGGACCGACCGAGACCGAATCGCCGTCGGAGGACCCGACCGGCAGCGAGTCGCCGTCCGAGACCGAGTCGCCGACCGCGGACCCGTCCGAGACCACGTCGCCGACGGCCTCCCCCTCCCCCACCGCCACGTCCACGACGGGCACGGTGAACCCGCCGGCGGGCTCGACGTTGACCTACGCCGGCCAGGGCGCCACCCGGGCGTTCGCGCTGACCATCGCCGGCCAGGGGCTCAACACCGGCGTGACCGACAGCTTCGTCGCGAACGGCGAGACCGCCGACTGCGACGGCGTCGCCTGCGCGCTGGCCGCCGGCCTGGCCGAGCCGGCCGGTGAGAACGCGACCGCCACCTCGCCCGGCGACCCCGGCCCGAACCAGGTCCAGTCCTTCGACCTGGGCTCCGAGGCCCCCGAGCAGATCGAGCAGATCCTCACCCTGTCCGTCGGCACCGCCGAGGCCGCGACGACGGCCCAGCCGTCCGCCGCGGCGACCGCGAACGGCATCACCGCCGACGTCACCCTCACCCAGACGCTCGTGAGCCAGCTGCCCGCCCCGGTCACCGATGGGCTGTCGGCCGGGCTGGGCGCCATCGGCGGCGCGCTCGAGCCGGTCGTCGAGAACGACCCGTCCGGCGTCGTCGGCGGGCTGCTCGACGTCCTCGGCGGCCTGGTCGGCGACCTGTCGAGCTCCCCGCTGCTGCGCATCCAGGGCGGCGAGTCCGCCAGCGACAGCGAGTTCGAGGCCGGCCGCGTGTCCGCGCGGGCCCAGGCGGCCGGCGCGATCCTGACGATCCTGCCGACCCCCGAGTCCACCCCGCTGGTCCCCGAGGGCCTCGCGATCATCGAGGTCACCCCGTCGACGGCCGAGGCGTCCGGTGACGGGCGCAACCGCGCGACGGCGGAGGCGCAGGGCTCCATCGCCCGCATCACCCTCCTGCCCGGCGTGCTCGACGGCCTGCCCGGCCTGGACCCCGGCACGATCGAGGAGACGCCGCTCGGCGACATCCTCGACCTGCTGCCGCCCGAGGTCACCGACCTGCTGCCCATCGACGACGTGTTGGGCGGCGTGCTCGGCGGCGGCGGCGAGGAGGGCTCGGAGGAGCCCACCCCGTCGGAGTCCCCCTCCGAGGACGGGTCCGGCAACCCGATCGAGGACCTGCTGCCCACCTCGACGTTCATGCAGGCCGACGAGGACTCCGGCGGCTTCGTGATCGACCTCGAGACCGGCAGCGAGCAGACCTGCATCCTCGAGGGCACCCCGGTCGAGACCTGCATCACCGTCGGCGGCACCTCGGAGAACTACACCGCAGACGGCCTCGGCGTGGGCGTGCTGGCGGCCGGCGTGGACATCTCCGCCCTCCGCGGCGTCGACACCTCCCAGTTCAGCCAGACCGAGACCGACGGGCTGATCGAGCTGAGCCTCGGCCGCTCCGAGGCCGGCGTGGCCGCCGCGTTCGTCCAGGCCGCGACGCCGACCCCGAGCCCCACCTCCCAGACCGGCCTGCCCAACACCGGGTCGACCGCCACCCTGGTCATCCCGGCGCTCGGCCTGATGGCCGTCAGCGGAGCCGCCCTGTTCGGGCTGCGCCGCCGCCGCGAGGTCGAGTAG
- a CDS encoding ABC1 kinase family protein produces MARDRSDRRRASSPPLGDRMSRGRDLARFSAGAGAGLLGARLRELAGRDGAESAFHAETAAQAAELLGSMKGLAMKVGQIASFVDVDLPPEIRDAYREELASLRAASEPVDVGVIEEVIAEQYGAPADDVFARWDPTPIASASIGQVHRAALPDGSEVAVKVQYPGIAEAIESDLDNAELLVPMAKVVAPNLKIKPLMAELRDRMSDELDYQREAQYQQAFALRYDGHPFIRIPAIHVDWCRPRVLVSEFVEGRSFEAMLEVADEGERQRYAEAIYRFAFGSLHRFRLFNGDPHPGNYLFPGDGTVVFLDFGSVKTFSSETRALIRRQLEPLWARDAEGLMAVFDEAGFLPGANKPDPERLLSWFELFNQPVLRHGEFTYTPEFAREVIAATSDPRAGYLDMMRKLNLPPDYLVLNRIQWGINSILAMLEARNDWRAISEEFWFGADPATELGALERPFIDASPYLV; encoded by the coding sequence ATGGCACGAGACCGCTCCGATCGCCGGCGCGCGTCGTCACCACCGCTCGGGGACCGGATGTCGCGGGGACGCGACCTGGCTCGCTTCTCGGCCGGTGCCGGCGCGGGGCTGCTCGGCGCCCGCCTCCGCGAGCTGGCCGGCCGTGACGGCGCCGAGTCGGCCTTCCACGCCGAGACCGCCGCCCAGGCCGCCGAGCTGCTCGGCTCGATGAAGGGCCTCGCGATGAAGGTGGGGCAGATCGCCTCGTTCGTCGACGTGGACCTGCCGCCCGAGATCCGCGACGCCTACCGCGAGGAGCTCGCCAGCCTGCGCGCGGCCTCCGAACCCGTCGACGTGGGCGTGATCGAGGAGGTCATCGCCGAGCAGTACGGCGCACCGGCGGATGACGTGTTCGCCCGCTGGGACCCCACCCCGATCGCCAGCGCCTCGATCGGCCAGGTCCACCGCGCGGCCCTGCCCGACGGCAGCGAGGTCGCGGTGAAGGTCCAGTACCCGGGCATCGCCGAGGCCATCGAGTCCGACCTCGACAACGCCGAGCTGCTGGTGCCGATGGCGAAGGTGGTCGCGCCGAACCTGAAGATCAAGCCGCTGATGGCCGAGCTGCGGGACCGGATGTCCGACGAGCTCGACTACCAGCGCGAGGCCCAGTACCAGCAGGCGTTCGCTCTGCGGTACGACGGCCACCCGTTCATCCGCATCCCGGCGATCCACGTCGACTGGTGCCGTCCCCGGGTGCTGGTCAGCGAGTTCGTCGAGGGCAGGTCGTTCGAGGCGATGCTCGAGGTCGCCGACGAGGGTGAGCGGCAGCGCTACGCCGAGGCGATCTACCGGTTCGCGTTCGGGTCCCTCCACCGCTTCCGGCTGTTCAACGGCGACCCGCACCCCGGCAACTACCTGTTCCCCGGCGACGGGACGGTCGTGTTCCTCGATTTCGGGTCGGTGAAGACGTTCTCGAGCGAGACCCGCGCGCTGATCCGCCGCCAGCTCGAGCCGCTGTGGGCCCGCGACGCCGAGGGGCTGATGGCGGTCTTCGACGAGGCCGGGTTCCTGCCGGGGGCGAACAAGCCCGACCCGGAGCGGCTGCTCAGCTGGTTCGAGCTGTTCAACCAGCCGGTGCTGCGCCACGGCGAGTTCACCTACACCCCGGAGTTCGCCCGCGAGGTGATCGCCGCCACCTCCGACCCCCGCGCCGGCTACCTGGACATGATGCGGAAGCTGAACCTGCCGCCGGACTACCTGGTGCTGAACCGCATCCAGTGGGGCATCAACTCGATCCTCGCCATGCTCGAGGCCCGGAACGACTGGCGGGCGATCTCCGAGGAGTTCTGGTTCGGCGCCGACCCGGCGACCGAGCTGGGCGCGCTCGAGCGGCCGTTCATCGACGCGTCGCCCTACCTCGTGTGA
- a CDS encoding tyrosine-type recombinase/integrase — protein sequence MGRVAGEGGLYWSDSRQRWVAAWKGRKRYAHTQTEAAAKLRALKAAEGQRARTVGQLIDWWTDEHLPMRLANDDLAAATVRDYTHSMQLWAPLRRTRLETLTAADIDRRLEQLRKARTTRGTGYSASKRRGALVALRQAFKAARRAGLLPPGRTAPEDATPPPVRTTEPPLVDTTTAAAVLGQLAGDRDLRLIIVTLALGLRISETLGLTWDDIDLDAGTIRIHAQLERRDGVWQLKDRTKGKNDVTLALPKVASAALREQRAAQAAERLAAGDLWADQLGLVFTRADGQPVWSTLIVKKIGRACEAAGVERMTTHQFTRHGHATLLRLAGANLDDIREQLRHSQTSTTERYAHVLPEVRRRTAGLIDDVLG from the coding sequence ATGGGACGTGTCGCAGGTGAGGGTGGGCTGTACTGGTCGGACTCCCGGCAGCGCTGGGTGGCGGCGTGGAAGGGCCGCAAGCGGTACGCGCACACTCAGACCGAGGCGGCCGCGAAACTCCGCGCGCTGAAGGCGGCCGAGGGCCAGCGGGCCCGCACGGTCGGCCAGCTCATCGACTGGTGGACCGACGAACACCTGCCCATGCGGCTCGCCAACGACGACCTGGCCGCCGCCACCGTCCGCGACTACACCCACTCGATGCAGCTGTGGGCGCCGCTGCGCCGAACCCGGCTCGAGACGCTCACCGCCGCCGACATCGACCGGCGACTCGAGCAGCTCCGCAAGGCCCGCACCACCCGTGGGACCGGCTACTCCGCGTCCAAGCGGCGCGGCGCCCTCGTCGCGCTCCGGCAGGCGTTCAAGGCCGCCCGCCGCGCAGGCTTGCTCCCGCCGGGCCGCACCGCGCCGGAGGACGCCACTCCCCCACCGGTCCGCACCACCGAACCGCCGCTCGTCGACACCACGACTGCCGCCGCGGTGCTCGGCCAGCTCGCCGGCGACCGTGACCTCCGCCTGATCATCGTCACCCTCGCCCTGGGCCTGCGGATCTCCGAGACGCTCGGTCTCACCTGGGACGACATCGACCTCGACGCCGGCACGATCCGCATCCACGCGCAGCTGGAGCGGCGCGACGGCGTCTGGCAGCTCAAGGACCGCACCAAGGGCAAGAACGACGTCACCCTCGCCCTCCCGAAGGTGGCTTCGGCCGCGCTCCGGGAGCAGCGTGCCGCGCAGGCGGCCGAGCGGCTCGCCGCCGGCGACCTGTGGGCCGACCAGCTCGGCCTGGTGTTCACCCGCGCGGACGGGCAGCCGGTCTGGTCGACGTTGATCGTGAAGAAGATCGGCCGGGCCTGTGAGGCCGCCGGCGTGGAGCGGATGACCACCCACCAGTTCACCCGCCACGGCCACGCCACCCTGCTGCGTCTCGCCGGCGCCAACCTCGACGACATCCGCGAGCAGCTCCGCCACTCCCAGACGTCCACCACCGAACGGTACGCCCACGTCCTCCCCGAAGTGCGCCGTCGCACCGCCGGCCTCATCGACGACGTCCTCGGCTAG
- a CDS encoding aldo/keto reductase yields MEHRACGASGLRLSVLGLGTMTFGAETDEAGSHAQLDRFVDAGGTFIDTADVYTRGTSESIIGRWIADRGHHDDVVIATKGRFAMGDSPLDAGAGRRHLTRALDASLRRLGTDHVDLYQVHCWDPRTPLAETLETLDGFVRDGKVRHVGWSNVTGWQLQRILRLSEAEGWARPVSLQPQYNLLERGIELEVLPQCLEEGVGVLPWSPLGGGWLTGKYRRDDRPSGATRLGEDPERGVEAWDRRNTERTWDIIDAVQAIAGGRGASASQVSLSWVRQRPGVTSVILGARTVEQLEDNLGSLDVTLGDVEMGTLTVLSTPPMPDYPYGFVADEGGYPGWDDLGAR; encoded by the coding sequence ATGGAGCACCGAGCTTGTGGAGCGAGCGGCCTGCGCCTCAGCGTCCTGGGCCTGGGCACGATGACGTTCGGGGCGGAGACCGACGAGGCGGGATCCCACGCCCAGCTGGACCGCTTCGTCGACGCCGGCGGCACGTTCATCGACACCGCCGACGTGTACACCCGCGGGACGTCGGAGTCGATCATCGGCCGGTGGATCGCCGACCGCGGCCACCACGACGACGTCGTCATCGCCACGAAGGGGCGCTTCGCCATGGGCGACTCGCCGCTCGACGCCGGCGCCGGGCGGCGCCACCTCACCCGGGCGCTGGACGCCTCCCTGCGCCGTCTCGGCACCGACCACGTCGACCTGTACCAGGTGCACTGCTGGGACCCGCGGACCCCGCTCGCCGAGACGCTCGAGACCCTCGACGGGTTCGTCCGCGACGGCAAGGTCCGCCACGTCGGCTGGTCCAACGTGACCGGCTGGCAGCTGCAGCGGATCCTGCGGCTGAGCGAGGCCGAGGGGTGGGCGCGGCCGGTGTCGCTGCAGCCCCAGTACAACCTGCTCGAGCGGGGCATCGAGCTCGAGGTGCTGCCCCAGTGCCTCGAGGAGGGCGTCGGCGTGCTGCCGTGGTCCCCCCTCGGCGGCGGGTGGCTGACCGGCAAGTACCGCCGGGACGACCGGCCGTCGGGCGCCACCCGGTTGGGCGAGGACCCCGAGCGCGGCGTGGAGGCGTGGGACCGCCGCAACACCGAGCGGACGTGGGACATCATCGACGCCGTCCAGGCGATCGCCGGCGGCCGCGGCGCCTCCGCCAGCCAGGTGTCGCTGTCCTGGGTCCGCCAGCGGCCCGGCGTCACGTCGGTGATCCTCGGCGCCCGCACCGTCGAGCAGCTGGAGGACAACCTCGGCTCGCTGGACGTGACCCTCGGCGACGTCGAGATGGGCACGTTGACCGTGCTGTCGACCCCGCCGATGCCGGACTACCCCTACGGCTTCGTCGCCGACGAGGGCGGCTACCCCGGCTGGGACGACCTGGGCGCTCGCTGA
- a CDS encoding 3'(2'),5'-bisphosphate nucleotidase CysQ — translation MADPTDHALARRLAEEAGRILLGIREAHPDPAARRQALTDAGDAGAQRFLAAQLAAAVPDDAVLSEEAVDDRDRLDAERVWIIDPVDGTREFGEPPRDDWAVHVALWERAADDVTAGAVALPALDLVLATDAPPRLQAAHDGPPRVVVSRSRPPAQAEQVAEALGGQLVALGSAGAKAMAVVRGLAEVYVHAGGQYEWDSAAPVAVARAAGLHCSRIDGSPLRYNQADTYLPDLLICRPELAAPALAAIG, via the coding sequence ATGGCCGACCCGACCGACCACGCGCTCGCCCGCCGCCTGGCCGAGGAGGCCGGGCGCATCCTCCTCGGGATCCGCGAGGCCCACCCGGACCCCGCCGCCCGTCGCCAGGCGCTGACGGACGCCGGCGACGCGGGCGCCCAGCGGTTCCTCGCAGCCCAACTCGCCGCGGCGGTGCCCGACGACGCGGTCCTCAGCGAAGAGGCCGTGGACGATCGCGACCGCCTGGACGCCGAGCGGGTGTGGATCATCGACCCGGTCGACGGGACCCGCGAGTTCGGGGAGCCGCCGCGGGACGACTGGGCCGTCCACGTGGCGCTGTGGGAGCGCGCCGCCGACGACGTGACCGCCGGCGCGGTCGCCCTGCCCGCGCTCGACCTGGTCCTCGCCACCGACGCGCCCCCGCGGCTGCAGGCGGCACACGACGGCCCACCCCGGGTCGTCGTCAGCCGATCCCGGCCGCCCGCCCAGGCCGAGCAGGTCGCCGAGGCCCTCGGCGGGCAGCTGGTCGCGCTCGGCAGCGCCGGCGCCAAGGCGATGGCGGTGGTCCGCGGGCTCGCGGAGGTGTACGTCCACGCCGGCGGGCAGTACGAGTGGGACTCCGCCGCACCCGTCGCCGTCGCCCGCGCCGCGGGGCTGCACTGCAGCCGGATCGACGGGTCGCCGTTGCGCTACAACCAGGCGGACACCTACCTGCCGGACCTGCTCATCTGCCGGCCCGAGCTGGCCGCGCCGGCGCTCGCCGCCATCGGCTGA
- a CDS encoding PP2C family serine/threonine-protein phosphatase: MHAILRGVDHTELGRTGVTSPAPGLGLALTRGRHLKRYSYTDPNEDVVATCRADGRTALVVADGHSGHTASHAAVASLLDAMADGVPVWDRRAAVLAYHAVNTAIERARAAEGPPCHRSRTTLTTAVVAEAAGGGDGSARTLTVASVGDSAAFVIRGRVVHRIGRDRHHFLGEHLSAPQVAGALDYDHVALESGDVVVVVSDGFTNFADPAVLADAVDADPVQTAGRIVEAAGDGGAGDNVAVAVLQPAAPAPARPPPPRSS; the protein is encoded by the coding sequence ATGCACGCCATCCTCCGCGGGGTCGACCACACCGAGCTCGGACGGACCGGGGTCACCTCCCCGGCGCCGGGGCTCGGCCTCGCGCTGACGCGCGGTCGCCACCTCAAGCGCTACAGCTACACCGACCCGAACGAGGACGTCGTGGCGACCTGCCGCGCCGACGGCCGCACCGCACTGGTGGTCGCGGACGGTCACAGCGGCCACACGGCCAGCCACGCGGCGGTCGCGTCGCTCCTCGACGCGATGGCGGACGGGGTCCCGGTGTGGGACCGGCGCGCTGCCGTGCTGGCCTACCACGCCGTGAACACCGCGATCGAGCGGGCGCGCGCCGCCGAGGGTCCGCCGTGCCACCGCAGCCGCACCACCCTCACGACGGCGGTGGTCGCCGAGGCCGCGGGCGGGGGCGACGGCAGCGCGCGCACCCTCACCGTCGCGTCGGTGGGGGACTCCGCGGCGTTCGTCATCCGCGGCCGGGTGGTGCACCGGATCGGCCGGGACCGCCACCACTTCCTGGGTGAGCACCTCTCGGCCCCCCAGGTCGCCGGGGCGCTCGACTACGACCACGTGGCCCTCGAGTCGGGCGACGTCGTCGTGGTGGTCAGCGACGGGTTCACCAACTTCGCCGACCCCGCCGTGCTCGCAGACGCGGTGGACGCCGATCCGGTGCAGACCGCCGGCCGCATCGTCGAGGCCGCCGGCGACGGCGGGGCGGGGGACAACGTCGCCGTGGCCGTCCTGCAGCCCGCCGCACCCGCGCCCGCCCGACCCCCCCCACCCAGGAGCAGCTGA
- a CDS encoding class I SAM-dependent methyltransferase, with protein MYDADLAAFHDAHAGHLAAEAATTLVDELAAAGHHEGVVVDLGCGSGILAEILIESGYEVLAIDPSPAFLAMVRQRAPRAARIQATVADAVLPDWLVGIACVGEVLSYDLTIDLDTTLESFQRALRPGGVLLFDVPGPGRHAEEGWAVHDEREGFLAMRTEESGFRLHRHITMFSAMTDGAYRRSDTDHELRLYIGDDVRTALVRAGFTGIRTLERYGASGPAFGEGWAGFLAQRPA; from the coding sequence ATGTACGACGCCGACCTGGCGGCCTTCCACGACGCCCACGCCGGGCACCTGGCAGCCGAGGCGGCCACCACCCTGGTCGACGAGCTGGCCGCCGCCGGCCACCACGAGGGGGTCGTGGTGGATCTCGGGTGCGGCAGCGGCATCCTCGCCGAGATCCTGATCGAGTCCGGGTACGAGGTGCTGGCCATCGACCCCTCCCCCGCGTTCCTCGCCATGGTCCGCCAGCGCGCCCCGCGTGCGGCCAGGATCCAGGCCACGGTGGCCGACGCGGTGCTGCCGGACTGGCTGGTCGGGATCGCCTGCGTCGGCGAGGTCCTCAGCTACGACCTGACGATCGACCTGGACACAACCCTCGAGTCCTTCCAGCGGGCCCTCCGGCCGGGAGGGGTCCTGCTGTTCGACGTGCCGGGTCCCGGACGCCACGCCGAGGAGGGGTGGGCCGTCCACGACGAGCGGGAGGGCTTCCTGGCGATGCGCACCGAGGAGTCCGGGTTCCGCCTCCACCGGCACATCACGATGTTCTCCGCGATGACCGACGGCGCGTACCGGCGCAGCGACACCGACCACGAGCTGCGCCTGTACATCGGCGACGACGTCCGCACCGCCCTGGTGCGCGCCGGGTTCACCGGCATCCGGACCCTCGAGCGGTACGGCGCATCCGGTCCCGCGTTCGGGGAGGGGTGGGCCGGCTTCCTGGCCCAGCGACCTGCCTGA
- a CDS encoding acetoacetate--CoA ligase: protein MSANPILWTPDPQAAAATNLAAFATACGLADDDGTVDYHRLWRWSIAEPDAFWAAAWDRLGVVAARPPDAITEGSGLPGTRWFPGAQLNYAENLLAGDPDDLAVIATGEGREPRRFTVADLRRDVARVQVALTDMGVSAGDRVCAVMPNAVETLVIMLAATGLGAVWSSTSPDFGVQGVVDRFAQVEPAVLVVADGYTYGGRIHALAGKVADVVAALPTLGHVLVVDFAGVGLDLAGPDLPDGTSGPARHDYVDVVADGPTEPTFTPVAADHPLFIMYSSGTTGVPKSIVHGHGGSLVKHLVEHQLHTDLRPGDVIMWFTTCGWMMWNWLVSALASRATVVLYDGSPTTPDAGVLWRLVPALGITHFGTSPKFLAACQAAGLEPAAEADLSSLRAVLSTGAPLTPEQFDWVYAHVAADVQLASVSGGTDLLGCFAGGVPTLPVRRGELQARTLGMAVEAVDEQGRPVEVGVKGELVCTQPFPSTPIGFWGDPDGSRYHDAYFAQHPGVWTHGDFIELRPEGGVVIHGRSDTTLNPGGVRIGTAEIYRAIDGVEEVVDSIVVGREHDGDTEVVLCVQLAEGIALTDELRQRLASRIRQATTPRHVPRHIHAVPAIPYTLSGKKVEKAVRTVLSGGAVDNADALANPESLDGFRGLFDG, encoded by the coding sequence ATGAGCGCCAACCCGATCCTGTGGACCCCCGACCCGCAGGCGGCGGCCGCGACGAACCTCGCCGCCTTCGCCACCGCCTGCGGCCTGGCCGACGACGACGGCACGGTGGACTACCACCGGCTGTGGCGGTGGTCGATCGCCGAACCCGACGCGTTCTGGGCCGCGGCCTGGGACCGGCTCGGCGTCGTCGCCGCCCGGCCGCCCGACGCGATCACCGAGGGGTCGGGCCTGCCCGGCACCCGCTGGTTCCCCGGCGCCCAGCTGAACTACGCGGAGAACCTCCTCGCCGGCGACCCCGACGACCTGGCGGTCATCGCCACCGGTGAGGGGCGGGAGCCGCGCCGGTTCACCGTCGCGGACCTGCGACGCGACGTCGCCCGCGTGCAGGTGGCCCTCACCGACATGGGTGTGTCCGCGGGCGACCGGGTCTGTGCGGTCATGCCGAACGCCGTCGAGACCCTCGTGATCATGCTGGCCGCCACCGGCCTCGGTGCCGTCTGGTCCTCGACGTCGCCGGACTTCGGCGTCCAGGGGGTCGTCGACCGCTTCGCCCAGGTGGAGCCGGCCGTCCTGGTCGTCGCCGACGGCTACACCTACGGCGGGCGGATCCACGCCCTCGCCGGGAAGGTCGCCGACGTCGTCGCCGCCCTGCCGACCCTCGGCCACGTCCTGGTCGTCGACTTCGCGGGCGTCGGCCTGGACCTGGCGGGTCCGGACCTCCCCGACGGCACGTCCGGGCCGGCCCGCCACGACTACGTCGACGTGGTGGCCGACGGGCCGACCGAGCCGACGTTCACCCCGGTGGCCGCGGACCACCCGCTGTTCATCATGTACTCCTCCGGCACGACGGGGGTGCCGAAGTCGATCGTGCACGGCCACGGCGGCAGCCTCGTCAAGCACCTCGTCGAGCACCAGCTCCACACCGACCTGCGGCCCGGCGACGTGATCATGTGGTTCACCACCTGCGGGTGGATGATGTGGAACTGGCTGGTCAGCGCTCTCGCGAGCCGCGCGACCGTCGTGCTGTACGACGGGTCGCCGACCACGCCGGACGCCGGGGTGCTGTGGCGGCTGGTGCCCGCGCTCGGCATCACCCACTTCGGGACCAGCCCCAAGTTCCTGGCGGCCTGCCAGGCAGCCGGGCTGGAGCCGGCCGCCGAGGCCGATCTCTCCTCCCTGCGGGCGGTCCTGTCCACCGGGGCGCCCCTGACCCCCGAGCAGTTCGACTGGGTGTACGCCCACGTCGCCGCCGATGTCCAGCTGGCCTCGGTCAGCGGCGGCACGGACCTGCTCGGCTGCTTCGCCGGCGGGGTCCCCACCCTCCCCGTCCGCCGCGGTGAGCTGCAGGCCCGCACCCTCGGCATGGCCGTCGAGGCGGTCGACGAGCAGGGCCGCCCCGTCGAGGTCGGCGTGAAGGGCGAGCTGGTGTGCACCCAGCCGTTCCCGTCGACGCCGATCGGGTTCTGGGGCGACCCGGACGGCAGCCGCTACCACGACGCCTACTTCGCCCAGCACCCGGGCGTGTGGACCCACGGGGACTTCATCGAGCTGCGACCCGAGGGCGGGGTGGTCATCCACGGCCGCTCCGACACGACCCTCAACCCCGGCGGGGTGCGGATCGGCACCGCGGAGATCTACCGGGCGATCGACGGCGTGGAGGAGGTCGTCGACTCGATCGTCGTCGGCCGCGAGCACGACGGGGACACCGAGGTCGTCCTGTGCGTCCAGCTGGCGGAGGGGATCGCGCTGACCGACGAGCTGCGCCAGCGGCTGGCCAGCCGGATCCGCCAGGCCACCACCCCGCGCCACGTCCCCCGCCACATCCACGCCGTGCCCGCCATCCCCTACACCCTCAGCGGCAAGAAGGTGGAGAAGGCCGTCCGGACGGTGCTCTCCGGCGGCGCCGTCGACAACGCGGACGCCCTGGCGAACCCCGAGTCCCTCGACGGCTTCCGCGGCCTTTTCGACGGCTAG
- a CDS encoding SRPBCC domain-containing protein produces the protein MLEISATGVVPAPPAAVWSDIADADAFASWYAFCDAVETPEPDVRVLIGSWGAQRSAVTTRVTASDPPRRFAWTHVAETLDGRAAPTLAMDTTVEIDLEPVGDGTEVTITSRQQAAGWWQRVLIRLLGRRKVANMLEQSLTVLAARHR, from the coding sequence GTGCTCGAGATCAGCGCCACCGGCGTCGTCCCCGCCCCTCCCGCGGCGGTGTGGTCCGACATCGCCGACGCCGACGCGTTCGCCAGCTGGTACGCGTTCTGCGACGCCGTCGAGACCCCCGAGCCGGACGTCCGCGTGCTGATCGGGTCCTGGGGCGCGCAGCGGTCGGCGGTGACGACCCGGGTCACCGCATCCGACCCGCCGCGGCGGTTCGCGTGGACCCACGTCGCCGAGACCCTCGACGGGCGGGCGGCCCCGACCCTCGCGATGGACACGACCGTCGAGATCGACCTGGAGCCGGTCGGGGACGGCACGGAGGTGACCATCACCTCCCGCCAGCAGGCCGCCGGCTGGTGGCAGCGCGTCCTGATCCGGCTGCTCGGCCGCCGCAAGGTGGCGAACATGCTGGAGCAGTCCCTCACCGTGCTGGCTGCACGGCACCGCTAG